DNA from Clarias gariepinus isolate MV-2021 ecotype Netherlands chromosome 23, CGAR_prim_01v2, whole genome shotgun sequence:
cgacgcctcctcctctaccagttagctgaggctggtgtatgtagctgtatccaggaggactggcttcatttagagctacatactcattCTTTTTAATctaggtttctgttaaacataatatattaaactcccagtctgtgatagtttcattaacaataactgctttattaCTAGATGCGACAGATCTagtatttaacagtcctagcttcagatcagaggttgccggctgtgtattcagtgtgttttgaattttaaaatttgaaattttgaaatgactaaaacagactttctgagtctttctatattttttacctaactcggggaacagacacagtcttaatatgatgaaccctgagtgacgactctatgcagctagcagacggttggtttagcctgtctgtctgctccctggcctgggctctggattgtcaccgattaattaggcctcttctgagactatgtgctatactacaagaaatgagagcagcaccttcccaagtgggatggacaccatcccgccctaacaggccagctttgccctgaaaggtcttccaattatttataaagcccacattattttcggagcaccacctggacatccagcggttcagcgtccataacctgctgtaagttatgtcgcCATGTCGCAtcgggatgggaccagagcatattacctcttcggacatcgccttcgcttaTTTAAACATCTttgtaaagttattcttactaacctctgactgacgaaggcgtatatcattagctccagcatgtaccactatcttagagaacctatggTTTCTTAAAGCCCTAAGATCACCTGCTATGTTCAGTACTCTGGcccccgggatacacctaaccactgccgctggcgcccctaaaggtctagctaatttcacatgtctcattatagagtctcctataaccagagctctttcaggtttctcagtgggtgcatcactgagaagagcaaacctgttggacacatgAAGCGCAGAgaaggtgtgctccggtgggctagccttagcattagctttggctgaacgagtatgtcgccaagtcgtcacccactcgccccgctgtgagggctctaatgccggagtcggggggtGGCTATCTCCgtctgtggcacccagactttCTGCTacgggaataacactgctctcgcgttctctaaccctctctaaagtctggatgcgctcctctaacccTAATAACTTCTCCATCTAAATCTTCTAACATCTAAATATTTTGTCACTGCAGAGATATTCTCCAAAGCAGAGCTTATAAGGTAATGGCCTTGGAGCTTGAGATAAACTAGATtgcatggcttttttttttttttttttggtctgttttgaacaacactaaacaactcTGCAGAAACCATGTGACTGGAAAAGACCCCAGATGGATCCTCAGTAGCGACATGATTTAGTCTTGGCTCTGACTTcttattagtgctgtcagataATTTACTTAAGCCAACTCTGGTCTTAAGGTCCATGTCagagagcgcacacacacacacacacgcacacgcacacacacacacacacacacatgcacaaacaaattAAGGGGAAAATCCTTCAAGGGGTCATAGTGATGTATTATGCTCagcagcacatacagtacaaaggaGCAGCAAATGCCTCGGCTTAGTGATGTATTAGCAAGAACTGGAACTTACCATCTCCATTTGGAAGGATGTAGTCCAGGAATAGCAGCCTTTTGCGAGTCGGTATAATGGATTCGGTTTGGAGTATAATGCTTCTGTATAAATGATGAATATAAAGCATGACTGATAAACCATGTTTAGCtgaaaactaaaataatgtttgtttagtttttttcggCACAAGTAAAAACTcagtttttttgtctgtttttataaTTCCGGTTGGTTTAcctatacatatttttttttccagcacagTACATTGATATCGGTTATCCTCTTCATTCTGATGAGAAGTAAATTTTAAAGGGGTTTGATAAATTCTTAATATAGGCAGCCCTCAGGCTTTCACTGAAAAACCATTCATTATACAGAGTATCCTCTATGGATAcactcactttttctttttttacctagGTATTGCCCTGAGTAGGACACACACAGCAGATCATAGATGCGCTCAAAACTGATTTCGCatcactttaaaacaaacaaacaaaaaaacccatcaGATTAATGTTAACAACTGCTTTATGTGCATTAGGCTTCACATCCAAATTCAATGAGCATCAACTCTAAAGGAAAATGCAGAGGCTGGATTTGTGGATGGGTTACCTTGTGTGAAATTTGCACTCTAACAAGTCCAGCCATTATTCATAGGGGTCGCTGACTGTTTTGAATTTGCTGCCTGTGTGTAGCACACGTTATACCAAATGTAAATACTCTCGAGTAATGATTTCCTTAACTACACTTCTAAACTAGTAATACATCGAAGGAATACCATACAGTGCATATAGACGTACTGTAGATGTAgtacatttataaaacaaacaaaaaaacaagacagaaaaTGAGTAACGATGCAGGCTTGATTGAAGTGCTTCgagtaatgttcacatcaaacatcagaatggagaaaaaaaaaagtgtaatctCTGTGACTACCACAGCATGTCTGTTAGTACCAGATGGTCGGGTTTGAGTATTTTAGATACTGCTTATCTCATGAGAATTTCACACGTTTTCCAGCCACAAAACTGCCATTTACCCAGTGCgtatgagttttttttccctacagattgttcttgttttgtgtgaaattcccaggagattattagttttttaaatacttgAATCCGTCAGCCCTCCGACAGCCACGTCACCATcaaagtcactgagatcacacaggatttctgatttttaagtcatataaaaaatattttatagtctTTACCTCTAGCTTGTTAAGATTTCTGATGTGAATCAGaaatagcatttttaaataatattccgAAATGTTAAACTGTACGTAGATTTAgattttgttttgcataatatttctttGTTAGCTTGTTTAAACTTCTCCACCACAAGAAGGCATATTGATATATTGGGCATTATATTATAAGTAACCTTGTTTttgaattcatttaaattaacttatgtggtttttttttcttcattcaaatataattatattttttttggtcaaacaACTTGGCTTCATTTATTTGTTGGAATGATGCAGTTTCAACTGTTCTTTGaccattaataattaataattaatcaattatcAATTAACCCTATCTATTTAGAAGAACATGCACAATTTGCAATCCTAGATAAAGATctttaatgctaatgctagcaagTGAGCTAACATGCTAATCTGACCGGGTTTCCAACATGATGTAGAATCATGATCATATGTCTATATTTTTTCCTGTGAAATTTAGCCAGATGACTAACAGGAGCTAGCATGGCATTATTTCAAAAGattaaagttcattattttatgtttatatatatatatatatattcataaaagTTGTGAATCTTCACTGATAGTGCGGACTAGATGCTTGAAGCctataaacacaaacacgctCAAAAAGCTGTTTGTCTTTGTCATGCAGAACAAAGTCTGATCACAGACCCTTCATCCGTTCGTTCTTGTTGAAACATTGTTCGTTTTCttacgtgatgctggtggaaaTTTTGACGTCCATGTTCACTGCAAAATCATGTTGATTTTTTAATCAAGGTAACAATTAAGATTTGAAGATTTTCTGTTTGTTCCTATAATGATATTTATAACACAACAAACATATTTATGTTTTGCTTTCCTCCCCCATCTGTTAGAGTTTCCagttttaatttgttaattaagtTGACATCATTTGTGTCTTTTGCCTTCTTCTACAACTTTAACTTCCCATTACATGCTAAGAGCTAGCCAATAAACACAAGCAAATCAATTACACATTGGCCCGTTTACTTCACAGTCACAGACTGTTAAGCAAATCTAATTGGATTTCTCCAGTAGAGTGTCTCAACAGTAGAAAGCTTACTGAAATGTTAGAAGATGGAAAACTCAACCGCTTTTACAACACTAAGCGAGACGGATTCACATTTcagctgctttttttccctttcatcTTATTTCTACTGGATCCTGTTActtagatttcttttttcttcatagagaataaaaggaaaagcccatctctttctctttcttacttgcttatttaaaaaaaaaaaaagttatgttataaataaaattaaagctatatgtgacaataaaatctTGACTGGAGGTTTTGCTCTACTGGTTTTAAAAGCGCTGTTAATCAGAGACCCAGACAACAGTTCCATCGTTTCATctgtctttctatctatctaaacGAGTGTATACATGGAGTTGCATAGTATATCGTTTTGAACACTGTTTGACCCGAGTACTAATTTGAGTAGATGTTTGATCATGTTTATTTGCTCTTGGGGTGAAAGAAAGGCCgacatgtactgtgtgtgtgtctgtgtgtgtgagcgtgtgtattCCTTTCCTCCTGGTCTTGAAAATCACCCTCtttccagacacacacagatggcAGAGTCCCTCATAGGCACAGACGTTATGCAAATGAATCAGGGCTTATCATGTTCAGCTGGCAGGCCTGGCTTCCTTGGGCTGTTATGGCTGCCATGGCTAATTGGATGAGATTGGACCTTTTTAAACTCAggactgtacacacatacacacacacacttttgcgACCTTCTATTGacataattattaatacatCTAATTAATGTTATGCCCACATCTAAGTACATCAGTAAACAAAAAGGATTCCTATCAGCTTTTACcgtcgctttttttttttttttttcttgttgggACCTGAAGGTCAAACTGTCACATTCCTATTCCTGTTATCCCCATCTAGACATAAAACACTCACCCATATAGACACAAACGTGCCTTTTTCTTGATGCTAATTGCACCACATCCATCCACCCTTTTCATGTAAGTAACTAAACCATCCCTCAaaagaataaagttaaaatttctctcactctctctcctgagccctttaaaatttaattctatAACAATTTTAAGCTGTATGAATTAATTAGACCAGCTGCACACTGATCACGAACATGAGGTTTAAGCCCTCATCTGCCTCAAGAGCTGCATCCAATCCTCGTATCTGATGTACACCTTACACGATATGAACACGGACACTTTAACTTCATACCAAAGTGATCCCAAGAAACATCACATAGAAAGGGAGTAAGGCAAAGATGACGATGGTGGTCTTGTTAataatgatgttgatgatgggTGTCATGCATTTAGTGCAGTTTAATTCAAAAACAGATGAAGAGGAGGATTTGGTATGCAGTTATTCAGGAGGGGGAGGGCTTCGGCACTAGGGTAATGTTCCGTAGTAAACAGATTTTAGTAGATATGTTACAACCATAGACTAATccaatttaatattgttttaattttctatTTACAGAGCACTTTGGCCAGACTGCATTAACTTTGTAGTTTAGTGTGCATGTGGTTCAACTGTAATGtaatttttcctaaaaaaaaaaaaaaacagctttttttttgcactgtgaacaaaaagataaaaaaaaaaataaaatacacatatCTTCTTTCCCCATAATTTAAACCAGTTTAATCAAACTTTGTGATGTGGTGTAACCATCTCTTGTTTCTTTGAAGCATTCATATGCTTGCGTACAGTGGTGTTGCAGTCATTAGAAAAAACAGTGAAACAGCCGACAtgtaaatattcagtttatccATAATCCTAATCTTTATCAATAATGAAGGAAGGCATTTACCTCTGGAGTCGAAGCACAATGGTTTATTAAGATAAAGAAGGCATTTGTTTAAGGGTGGGGGAAGTGGGGGATGTGGAAGGGTGGTGGAAACAGATCGACccaaaacatttacaatatGTAAATGATTCCCTTCAGCCTTTTTCACACTCGCACGAAATGCCTAATGCCTATAAGGTAGAAGTAGAAAATGAGATATAGATCAAAttagtttttaacattttagacttcttgttaaaaaattaatgaCTACCACATTCCATCCTCTATAATACTTGTGCTATTTCTGTAGAGTAATGGGTTACAGTACAAAGCAGAGGCATAGAAGCTCCTAACAAGGCATCTACTGTACAGCTGTCATTCTTTCAAGGCGGTCAAGCAGGGTTAAAGGGCATCCAAAGCATCATGCATACCTTTCCCTGTAGCACATTTCCATCTAAATATTCAGGGCAGTGTTTGGCTACATCTGTTTTCTTACCTGTCCTATGCCATTTTTACTTTCAACTCTTTGCTTTCCTGGTTTTGCTATGTTCCCTGTCTTGCTGTTTGGCTTGTCAAGCCCACTCCCTGCTCTGTCCTGAGAGGCAGCAGAAGTTGCAGACTGCCACATTGAAAGACCCACTATTTTAGTGGAATGAAGGATTGGGGATGAGGGCAACCTCATGCTATGCCACTATAGTGGTGTCTGAAAAGACAGAGTTGAAAGAGTCAGGATTGTTTCGTAGTACTTGCACTTTCGGATTCTCGGAGATCAGTGCCTCTTTGGGCCTCCCATTTTGTATCTCCTTGATGGGCTCCAGAAAGACCACATGCTTGTTGTTACTGACCTTGCGGCCGGGACCCTCCGTGGTGGCTGGTGGTGTAGGCGTCAAAATCGAAGATTGGGCACTGCATTCATTTGCAGGACTGGGTGTTGCAGGTAGTGGCTGCTTGCGGCACCAGCAACGGCAGGGTGTCAGATAAAGGTAAATAAGAACCAGAACCAGACTAACCACACATCCCAACAGAGTAGTAAAGCCGGTGTTGAATGGCTCTGGCTCATGGGAACTCATCCTCACTGTGATGTTTACCTCCCATGTCTCGTTCCGTAAATGTTGGCGGTCCAATGCCATGCACCAGTACACACCGGAGTCCTCCACTCGTGCTGCAGTAATTTCCAGACTGCCATTTGCATACATTCGCATCCCATCATTGTCATCCGGTGGGGCAATGTATTTCTTATGAGGGGATACCCAGTGGAAGGTGAGATGCTGCCCCGTCAGTGAAGTCTTACAATCCAGCAACACTGATTTTCCGGCCTCTACTTTCAAATTGCTCTCCGTTTCTGCTAACTGGTTCTGTTCCTTAACAGTGCAGTTTTCAAAGAAGCGAGTGTGTTCAAGAAACTGCACCAAGGCACGAGGTTCCCCATATACTAAGCATGTATGCTCCACTTGGTAATCCTTAACTGAGGTAAAGTTTTTTTGCTCCCATTGCTTAAACATGCTATACATTGCACACTCGCAGATCAGACTGTTGTTGTGCAAGAACAAACCACCTTGAACTGAAGCTGGCAGAGCTGAAATGTCCTCAACAGGTAGCTTGGGCATACGATTGGAACTTAGGTCCACTGTAACAAGAAAAGGATGGCTGTGCTCCTGAATGGAAAAGAATGGAAAGTCGGTCAGACGATTATGGCTGAGGTAGACCTTGTGCAGGTTGCTCAGGCTGATCAATGCTTTGCTTTCCACTCTAACAATATGATTATTGAAGAGAAGCAATTCCTCTATTCCCACAAGCTCTTGAAAGTAATGATTATCCACTTTGCTCAGCTGATTTGAGGAAAGGTCAAGGTGGCGCAGACCGCTCATGTTTTGAAAGGTTCCAGGGAAGAGGTTGCTCAGGTGGTTGTGCGCCAGCCGCAAGGTTACGAGATGGGGAAGTCCAGCGAAGCTACCTTCCTCTAGCTTGGTCAGATGGTTATGGTTGAAATCCAAGGTGGCGGCCGTTACCGGCAAGTCTTTTGGTATCCACTTCAGTTCTAGATTGCTGCAGCTTAGGATGTCTGATACTTTAAGGCAGCCGACAGGTAGGCTAGCTCTGGCCAAGTGCAACAGGAGCGAGCTAAGCATCAGATTGGCGGCCACACCCTGAGCACACAACATTGTGGCGTCAGGATGCTGCTGGAGTTTGGTTGAGCAGCCAGAGTGCTACAGGGGTAGATGCCCACACATTAAGAACACAGTGGTTTGGGCAGGATTTGCAAAATGGGATCTGAAGCACactctatatataaaaaagagaaaaagaattgTAAGCAAACAACTTTCAAATATAAGGTCAACTTACACTAAATATCCGAATAGAAAAGACTTATCAAGATGTTATGCTTGCTATTATTACTGGCCAGTTTCTGGTGACAACCACATTATTTAACAGATAATGATGAGTAGATTGTAACTTAATTTAAGTAGTCATTTGAAAAATATTTCACCTACCAAATATCAGAGTTTACTCCAGACATCCCAGTGTCATAGCTCTCATCACCATCGCAGGGACATTTACAAGTTCAGGAGCCAATGGACTGTTGCAACTTCTGCCCCATGCCCCAAACCGATATAACCAATTCTGTACTCATTAATCTTAAAAGTTTGTGTTGTCTTCTAGTCGTCGCTTTTGAATTATGGCCTTAAAAGACGATTTGGTTGGCTGCTGCAGACTTGGATAAGATCTTCAAGGACGTCAGCATTCTGTCCAGCTCGGTTAAAATAAGTGTGTGCTGAGTGTTGCACTGATGGCAGCTCAGAGATGCAATCTGTttgcttaataaaaataatttttgagtCATTACTTACAAGCTGTAACATGTAATTTCTGAAGAAATCAGCACTCTCTTTTCAgttctgaaataaataaacaaaaccccCTAAAATTATTTTCCTCAGTTGCGAAGCAATACAACTTATCGGTGCACGCTTTCACTCCTTTGTTTCCACATTGTCTTACATCCACGTGGCATCAAGAGAAACTGTTGTTTATGAGATGAGTTATCCACCCTTTTTGCTCTTCCGGTGCTTCATTAATTTTTAGAAACTGAACATATCCATCTCTTTTGTTGAGTCCCAGGCTTTGCCTTTGTCTCTTCGTTTGTTTTGCGGCGctgtcctatttttttttttttttcttgatctcTCCCACTCTCAGGCTGTCTCATAGAGAGCCTGGGTGTACTCTACACTGTTTCCCTCTCCCTCTATCTtgctgcctctctctctctctctctctctctctctctctctctctccgtctccacTCTTACAGTTGCACAGTCCTGGAGGAGGAGCATCTAGGGGTTTCTTCCCAGCACTGATTGGCCGGCGCTAGGAACTATGAAACATAAGGACtgctcaatgttttttttttttcctccttgtaTTCTTCCtgttatgtatttctttttttttttatgttgaattttttttccggCAGGGTATTTCTTTCTGGCTGTTGCGCTAGGACTGTTGGAGTCAGATTTAATTAACAGGAATAATGATATTAATGTCAAGTAAGGTAATAATTTTCATCAATGCACTTCTGCTAGTAATTAAAGTTTGAGTTGCAGATTTTAATAATggatatataatattttaatatattattatataaggaAATTATTATAAGCCATCGGCGTAAAGACATGATTTAATTATGCATGCAGAATTTAAATCAGgttattaaatttgtttaaaattaaaagatttagataatattttccttaaaaaaaattaaagagtgaaagaaaaattaaagagTGAAAGACCAGGAAACTAGTTAGGTGTAGATTCCATACGAGTTTTGTTTTCATGcctttaaattgaattttaaaaatgtaggtTTCTTCAGTGCTTACAGTATACCTGTAGTCATTCACACATCATATTTGTATTCACACTGAGGAAGTCATAAATCGTTGTTTTAAAATCGCCCCATCTTTTCATTTTCTGAGATGTTTCGTGAATGCTTAAACCCTTTTTATCTGTCCGTATCAGTTGATCAGGACCCTTTCTTTGCCTTTTAGTCATAATTGCACCAACCGTGACTGCTGTCATAGTTCATTACACTCTGTGTACCCACAGCTTTAGTACACTCCCACGCACAGAAACAAGGTCCTGCTGACTTTTTCACCATAACAGCTTCTCTGCTGGAACTTATTTGAAAAGTTATGCGCAGCTATAATTCAAAGAACGAAGCCAGTTTTTGCAGGTTAACTCGTGAGAAGATCATCAGTCAGCTTGTTTAACCAAGAAATTTTTTGTTTACAGATTACAGCCATGATTGTGTTATGTAATGACTGAGCATTGTTCTTGGAAATGTCTGGATCATGAAATCATTTAAGGTAGACCGTTGTCTTGTTTTTCTCTCATAGGTTACATTCATTCACATGCTGTATCTCCAGCTTGGTCGTTATTTGCTGAATAATACAGTCTCAGTTAGAAGGTGTGAAGGTCAGGATGGAGGTTAATAGCCTGACGGCTCCCTTTGTGCAAACAAAATAGCTCTGACTTGTCGAGGCTTGAATTCCACAAAACCCCTGAAGGTGTACTGTGGTATCTGGCAGCAAAatattagcagcagatcctctAAACCCTGTAAGTTGTGAGGTTGAGCTTCCATGGATCCTGTTTGTCCAACACATGAAAGATGCTTGATCCTATTGCGATCTGGGGAAATTTGATGTCAGCATGTTGAACTCTTTCTCAGGTTACTCAAACCATTCCTCAACATTTTGTGCAGGGTGCACTAAACCTTTCTGCTGAAAGAGTCCACTGCCTTTAGGCTATAATGTTGCCATAAAAGGGTGTTCTTCATCAATGTTTTTATAGGTCGTATGTGTCAATAATATCCACATTAATGCCAGGAACCAGGgttgcccagagcatcacactgcttCTGCAAGTTTGCCTTATTTTTCCCAGGTAATCGACATACACACTGGCTATCCAAATGATATCAAAGGAAATGTGATCCATGATACCAGACCACCTTTTTTAATTGTTGCATCGTCCTGTTATAATGTTTTCATGTTCTATGATTGAAAGGTGCAAACGGGTCTCTTTTGTGAGATCATACCAGATGGGCTGATTTTCATTCCTATGTGCATTAGGGACGCCTGGATGCACATTGTTGGCAGTTCTCTTTCCTTGGACAACTTTTGATAGTTACCAACCACTGCATaccgggaacatcccacaagaacTGCAGTGTTTGGGAttctctgacccagttgtctaggcATTACATTTTGGTCcttaaacaaaaaagcaaaaatcaaCCAAAAGGAATTGCATAAAAGTATGGTGATGAAAATGactcaaagattttttattcgTCTAAAATACAGTCACAAACAAATAGATACTACATTTGTGAGTGTGCATGGAAATTACTGAGATCAACTTgccataaataattaaagaattatACAAATAAGTAGTTCAAAGCGTAATTAAATTTCTAAACTGTAACCACCATTAACATTTTGGTTTTTTCATGTTCCAGTGCTTGAAATAACAACACAATGTTAAAAATTTGTGGTTCTTTTTGGGTCTCACATGTGAGTTTATGAGATGTCATTTCAAAAATTGTTCCCTTAACCTTTAAACATagcatgttttatttacagtacctcTTGCAGCTGAGCTGAATCGAGGCTGAATCACTGTCCTCTCTCCACTTTTAAAGGGTGAAGTCGAAAAACCCAAAGAAAGAAATTCACGAAATCTTAACAAGTCTTTaaactgattttaatttctGAAGCGGTGagatttatattaaacattatgcAAAATATTGGAACTTTTTTTGATCGATTCAATTATTTGAATTGTTAAGTCAGTTTTTGATTTAGAATCAattcacagttttaaaataattgacatATCCTTTTATAATTAATTGGAGCTTTACTAGAACACACAGTCCGCTTCTGCAAATACTCATGTGTTCGGTTGGCACAGTACAGATACCCTTGTACCCTACGTGACATTTAAACATCAACAGCAGTAGTTACACAACATTTCATATCGTTTATTAGATACTTTTGTTACTTTGTAACACAAATCAGACAGTTCATGCTATTGAATGCAATAGGACAAAATCACAACGCTCAAAAATCGAATTGAATTGCGTCTACTTACATTTCACAGCTCTAATGTATATTTCTTTCCTGTTTAATTTTGCCtgctgattttaaaatataatgcaaataaGCCATATGAAGCTATAGGTTGATTCTTCTGTGTTAAATGGAAACGCTGCTTCATAGTCAAATGAACGTTTACCATCCTCACAATGCACACATTTTCCGATTTGTGATTCTTTAGaaacatcaaattaaagaaCAGAAAATTTACTGCAATCTTTTCTTTCCAGAaagagctttttaaaaaaaaggaaaactctTCAGCCGTACATTGACTCACTCGACAGACAAAAAGATTCCTGAGGGGTCTCTCAGTCGCTGTTGTCGCGCATTAAACTCACAATGGTAATTATTCTGACTGCCTTTCGCTCACAAATCAATCTCTCTTTGTTGCACTCTGAGGAATCTTTAGAAAAATTAAGGCTTTAGCGCTAAGCTGACATGAGTTTCACAAAAAGCCAGAAGAGAGGGTCAACGTCTTGTGGTGGAGAACATGCCTCGGTCGATCGACCCGTACAACCTGTTCTTTCAACTAAACTGAAATGCGTCATGTGTGGAATTTAAAATGACCCCCCCTCCATTCTTTCCTTATAATTTGCAGCAACTATAGTAGACACGAGAATAAGAGGTACTTTTAAAAGACCACGTCAAAGAGTctcgttcgtttttttttttgtctttttgactTAAGACATAGAAAAGATCAGAAGGATGAGATTTCTCTTCACTTAGTTTTAAGGTTGATAAAGGCTTGAGCTGTTTAGTCAATATGTCTATTGCGAtttgtttatatacatatatatttttttctcccctcaTGTAGTATGAGGAATGTTTCTTTGTCCGTTAAGCCATGctttgaatcatttaagcataaaaaccaTCAAGTTAAgccatgaaccagtgagaaacaggtgctgATAATGAcggatgatcaggctggtgattagtctactagtgatgctgaatgctgagtggttggaacagaagagaggggaaataaggttgctgctgaggttgttacatgaaCAGTCAATTTTTAAAGGCATTTTTCTTTAGGAACTTTGTCGGCTGTCATAGTcaaacatttctttcatttaatctacatcatttaacttaatttaatgTGAAGACATAAGGGGTGGCTTAAGACATTTGCACGGATATAGGATATTTTCATGGATATaaagacttttttaaatataatgcagtacaaacaaacacacacaaactatgaCTCTGGCTACAAACTAAAGACAGCAGCTCTTTTCATACAGAAATTGTGCTATAAAGGTGATAATTAGACCTCTCAATACTGCGGGTGAATACAGTTTCACAGAGATGCAATACTGGGAACTGAAGTCTGGAACACCATCACAAAAAC
Protein-coding regions in this window:
- the amigo3 gene encoding amphoterin-induced protein 3 isoform X2 yields the protein MLCAQGVAANLMLSSLLLHLARASLPVGCLKVSDILSCSNLELKWIPKDLPVTAATLDFNHNHLTKLEEGSFAGLPHLVTLRLAHNHLSNLFPGTFQNMSGLRHLDLSSNQLSKVDNHYFQELVGIEELLLFNNHIVRVESKALISLSNLHKVYLSHNRLTDFPFFSIQEHSHPFLVTVDLSSNRMPKLPVEDISALPASVQGGLFLHNNSLICECAMYSMFKQWEQKNFTSVKDYQVEHTCLVYGEPRALVQFLEHTRFFENCTVKEQNQLAETESNLKVEAGKSVLLDCKTSLTGQHLTFHWVSPHKKYIAPPDDNDGMRMYANGSLEITAARVEDSGVYWCMALDRQHLRNETWEVNITVRMSSHEPEPFNTGFTTLLGCVVSLVLVLIYLYLTPCRCWCRKQPLPATPSPANECSAQSSILTPTPPATTEGPGRKVCQFSRSAGKHSLAPDIWITLSTPQ
- the amigo3 gene encoding amphoterin-induced protein 3 isoform X1, giving the protein MLCAQGVAANLMLSSLLLHLARASLPVGCLKVSDILSCSNLELKWIPKDLPVTAATLDFNHNHLTKLEEGSFAGLPHLVTLRLAHNHLSNLFPGTFQNMSGLRHLDLSSNQLSKVDNHYFQELVGIEELLLFNNHIVRVESKALISLSNLHKVYLSHNRLTDFPFFSIQEHSHPFLVTVDLSSNRMPKLPVEDISALPASVQGGLFLHNNSLICECAMYSMFKQWEQKNFTSVKDYQVEHTCLVYGEPRALVQFLEHTRFFENCTVKEQNQLAETESNLKVEAGKSVLLDCKTSLTGQHLTFHWVSPHKKYIAPPDDNDGMRMYANGSLEITAARVEDSGVYWCMALDRQHLRNETWEVNITVRMSSHEPEPFNTGFTTLLGCVVSLVLVLIYLYLTPCRCWCRKQPLPATPSPANECSAQSSILTPTPPATTEGPGRKVSNNKHVVFLEPIKEIQNGRPKEALISENPKVQVLRNNPDSFNSVFSDTTIVA